The Pygocentrus nattereri isolate fPygNat1 chromosome 29, fPygNat1.pri, whole genome shotgun sequence genomic sequence TTTAAATATACAATGATGAATTTATCCATGCCATTAAAACAGCTGCGTGGATTTAGACCAAGAAATTACTCCCAGAAGAATACGCCACACATCAATGAACCACAATAAGAGGCATTTGAGAAATACTGAAGCAGTTCTGATGTCtttatttcataatattttattttagggAACACATATTTGGGTCTATTAACGTTCTTGTATTACTCTTATTGAGAACGCAAAGGGTATTCTAAAAGAAAGACCATATCATGGCTTTTGGTGGccaaaatgattaattaataattaagttCATTTCAAGATATTACTATACCACTAAATGGGACTGTGGTATAGCAGTAATATGCTGATTTAATGAATGTGCTGTTGTAATgaatatttcacacacacattttctaagatgCTTGTCCCTCACGGTTTGGTTGGAGGgttgggggggtgctggagcctctcccagctgtcatcgggcagaaggcaggatacaccctggacatacacattcacacccacactcacaactaggggcaatgtagcatatccaattggcctaaccgcatgtctttggagtGGGAGGAAGCCcccacagggagaacatgcaaactccacatagaaaggccggggaatcgaacccaggcccttcttgctgtgaggcaacggTGCTACCCACTACGCCACCGATTGGCACCTCTAATGTGTGAAAACTGTAACTCTACATGAGAATATGTAGCATGAATTGACCAGAACCATTAGCCAATTGtctttgcacacagaggaattagacctccgcatttaacccatccatgtgaacacacacactagggggcagtgagcacacttgcccggagtggtgggcagccctatccacagtgctaggggagcaactgggggataggtgccttgctcaagggcccTTCACTCACATACAGTTGAGGgcattgaaccggcaacctgccagtcacaaggctggttccctaaccttcagcccacgactgcccctaacaAGAACTAACAGGAGTAAAAGGTTTGCAATTATACACCAATAAGATGTCAATTTAGGTGATCCCTAAATCGATACACATGACAAAGTccttataaaatgttttgtacaTTATTAATGATAACCATATGACAGACCTCCAATTCCGCACTAATCCAGGTCACACACCTTAATGCACAGTGTATATAGAAGTATAGTAGATATAGAAGTATCCAAATTGGGCTTTATTGAACCAATATTCAAACTTCCAATATGTGTTCCTTAAAATAACGTGTTGCCCTTTTATCTCAAAGAGCTGAAAAAAGCAGCAAGAAGACATTCTCATTGGTCACCAGCTTCCAGCCATCACTCCTGAAAAGCAAACTTTCCTATAAGTGATGCACAACAATGCGCCGCAAGCTCAGCACTTGCCCTGAGTCGGAGGTCTCATCAGCTCGTTAGTCATTGCAGtctgctttcattttcattagcaTGCTAGCATCTCCTTCTACTACATCATTGCACATTAGCTCCTTTCCCTTTACAAGGGCTGACAAATTGGCTTGACCTCTTGTCACGTCGCATCTCTTATGGTTTATAAATGTTCTCACCCGCCGTGATTACGATCGGAGGAACTCACAGTCATTACGCTAATGGAGGCGCATTCTAATTGATGACATCCTCATTTGCATTGTGTGTTAATTACCTAAATCACTTAGCTGCATCTGCAAATTCTAATTAGTGCCCACCGACTCAGCGAGGCTCAGTGATATTTTCCCTCGGAGATGAAAATGCTTCTCTGCCCGCcaaggtaaataaaaaaaaaagctgtgctAAGTCAAGCAAccacaaagtgaaaataaactgaAGTGAGGGAGTTCAAGCAGTGAGAGCTAAcaagagtcatcagaaaacggAGGACAGAAAGGTCTGTCCACTGATCTGAAAACAATATGTAACGATTCTGGCAGACCAGCAATAAAATCTTATTCTGGGAAAAGCTCAGGCACACCAGCTTCTACTGCACCAAAAGTTGCTTCAAATTATCTGTGATGGAGTGAACCAGTCAAATAAGATAAGGTCTAGAAATGATGCCAATATCTTTCCATAAACCTTTTTTCAAAAGTCCATCAACTAAAGTTCATCCACAAAAACTTTAAGAGGCACTTTATCAGCCTCTGCTTGAATGCAATTGCACTGACCAGAGAATTTcatcactgaaaaatgtatCTAGTTTTAGGCTTAAGCTGTGAAACCAGGCCCTGAGGGTTTAAACATGAGAACCCTGCCATCATCTTCAATATAAACTGCCTGAGTGTCTCAAATGATCTGCGATGACATGAACATCTAAGAATCTCAAACAATTTTTCAATTATCCCATTTGCAAGAGCTTGGAGGAGAAAAACCTGCAAAGAACTTTGCTGAGAAAACTGGCAGCCCTACCTCAGAGTGAACATTTCCACAGGTGAATAGGGTGAAGCAGCCACGTAAGCCGACACACTATCCCTCGGCCGGACCGGCGCTGATGGCACGAGCACTGCAAAATTCCCGTCCAGCCGATGCTCTGACAATTCCGGGACAGCTGGTGTCCGGAACAACCTCACGCTTCCGATCCTCCGCATGGGTGTAGATGTGGCAGATCCAAACATATCTTCTTGTTCTAATCGGGCAGAATTCCTGACTCCAGATTCCTCGCCAAGGCACTCACTGCTTTCCACTGAGTGAAGGGAGTAGTAAAGCTCCACAGGAGTCCCTTTGGACAAATCCGTGCCTCTTTGGCGTCCTGGGACCACGCTAGGAGGCGCAAACCAACCAGGAAGAGGCTCCAGCTCAGCAACACAAATGCCCAGCTCACTCCGAAGCCTGCAGCTGCCACGAACTTCTTGTGTCTCATGGAAGGCAAACATTCGCACACAAGGCAACTTGTCCACAGTGCTATAGTCATCCCAGTCCCTCCCAGCTATGTAGAAAAGTACCTGAACCTTGGGTTTGTCCAGGTAGATCTTCTCTGTGAGGACAAAAGTCTGCACCTTCCAGTTGAAGGTGAAGAGGGTGGAGGAGGCCACAAAGGTGCCAGGGGTCTGAAGGAGCTCCAGAGGTACAAGTTGCTCCACAAAGAGTGTACCATAGCTGGCATTGATGATTGGAGGTCTCCTGGCCTGGTGGATGAAGAAAGGTTCGGTTCTGGCGAGGAGGCTGGAGTTGCGCATGAAGTCCTGCGTGGCCTCCTTGAGGAAAAAGGATGACTCGGTGTTGAGCAGCTGGTAGCTGacaggcaggtaagtgggggcGGAGGAGTAACGCTGAAGGCTCTCCAGGATCCGGCTATCTGTAACTGACataagagagaagaaaaaatgtaaGGAGATTTGCTCAGAACAGGGTTAGATGTCACTGAATCCCTCTCCTGGGAACATGGTACCTTCTAGCTTGTGGGTACCTTCTCTTCATCATTACGTTCTCCTGTGTCTTGTTACGCCTGCTTGGTGACTTTGGATGATCCCTGTCATGAATTTTAAAGTAATTGGACTGGAATGGctaaaaatgttgaaaagaGGTACATAGGAAAACtctatttatctgtttttctgAGTTGTAATGTTTCACCAGTCAGAATATACTGTGATACCACATAAACAAAATAGCTGTTACCAGTTGCTGATGAACAActgaatgcagaaaaaaaatcctgaaggTTACAATTTTGGTGACATGGCCATTTTCTGACCTTACAAACTGACAAGGACCATTTGATTCAAGCATACAGTCCTTGGTACGTCTCTAAGCTCATCAATACTCCTGCATTAACTTGTTTACTATATTTCTAGATTAGTCTACTAGCTTGACCTTAGTCTACTAGCTTGACCTTAGTCTACTAGCTTGACCTTTGTTACCCATTTCTTGACTCTGTATCACTGATATGCCTATGAGAGCCATGTGCTGGGCTCTGACCTCGACTGTGGCTTATGAGAAAGATTAACAGACAAACTTCAATAAACCGACTTAGCACGTGTAACACATTTCTTATATCTTCCCACAAGCTCATTTTCCAGAGCTGGAAAGAAACGAACAAAAACCCAACCAAAAACTTTGCTATGTCTTTGAAACTTTTAGGTCTTACTTCGGGGATAAGCAGATACATAAGTTGGCACACCACCTATAGAAGCTGGAAAAAGACTCTAGGGTGTACTGGCTCACAGATGCAGGATATATGAAGACTTTCCCTGAACAGTAAACCCTCCTCTATTCTGCTTCTTCAAGCTCATCTAGGATTAGCCTTAACAATCACCTCCCTGAATAAGACCACTTAAAGTGAAGTCCAGAACTGTTCCAAGAACAGCTAGCGATGacatttattgaggaaaatctCTTCTGCTGTTAATGCTACTAGCTGCTGAAGGCCATCATATCCTTAGCAGCAGAACCTCCAGCACAAACATTGATCTCTCCTCAGTCAGAAAGTGCTGAGGAGACTGATGAGTCCCGATGATGAGTCTGGCAGTCATGAGGAGGCcgatgtgcgcacacacacacacacacacacacacacacacacactatggagAGCTGTTATGAGTGCAATAAAATGCCTTCTTTAACATTAAAAGTGGACCTTTCAGAGCAGTTTTATCTTTAAACTGCGTTATGATATCGCTTCCCTCTAAATTGGATGCAATCAGCCATAAAAGGAATATAACTCATGGTCATTTGTAACCCTAATCTTTGTAATTTGTAATCTTTATCTTCTAAGGAATGTTTGCAAAAGTCCTGGTCATGGTCTTATCCTTGAAAAATCATGATGATATTAATATGGAAATATGATGTCTGTACAAGATGGGAGGATTTTCAGGGGAGGCTTTTATACTCATATGTAAAGTGTACTGTATATATTCTACCAGTGATGGTAGAATGACAAAAGCACCTGGATCCACTCCTGGATGGCCTCAGTCCAACACAGTCCAGACTTCTCTTTTGGGGTACCTGGGTTTTTTGGGTTAACGTCATAGAAATTCCATAGACTGAATCAGAAAGTTTGCAAACATAATCGTTGGCCATTCGTCCTGGTGGATAATTTGCCTCCTGTTGGTTCTGAAGCTTCAATTCAGGGCTTAATTTACAGTAAACACAAGCat encodes the following:
- the si:dkeyp-14d3.1 gene encoding transmembrane protein 132C codes for the protein MLRVCALHSLFLLLGVTDSRILESLQRYSSAPTYLPVSYQLLNTESSFFLKEATQDFMRNSSLLARTEPFFIHQARRPPIINASYGTLFVEQLVPLELLQTPGTFVASSTLFTFNWKVQTFVLTEKIYLDKPKVQVLFYIAGRDWDDYSTVDKLPCVRMFAFHETQEVRGSCRLRSELGICVAELEPLPGWFAPPSVVPGRQRGTDLSKGTPVELYYSLHSVESSECLGEESGVRNSARLEQEDMFGSATSTPMRRIGSVRLFRTPAVPELSEHRLDGNFAVLVPSAPVRPRDSVSAYVAASPYSPVEMFTLRVKLKDGVAFLGARPCNPTLWMVSQDVRTEGHKVVTLHCRRKESSYGQRVEPGWQRVVQVDLEMDITVDMVGNGSISWMVEYPGIRAGSEETETQIHIVQKELAGVIPLAMDTEILNTAVLNGRTVAVPVKVVTVAADSTITDISDIVECRSTDEDVVKRINK